GGCGGGCGCTGTTGGACGACGAGGAGGTCAGACAGGACTTCCTCGGCGGGTAGTCGGCCGTCTGCGCGTCTCTTTTCGCCGTCGTCGAACGAGGACACTCCGAAACGGCTTCCTTCGCCGAGCGAACCTACCAACTCGATGCGAGACGACCACCGTTCGATGCCGGAGCAACAGCAAGTGGCCGCGTTTCTCGACCGGTACGAGCTGCACGCCGACCCGGCGTACCAACTGCTCGACCTCACGTCGGAAGTCGGCGAACTCGCCGCGGACGCGACGAAATCCTCTCAGTGGGGCGCGTCGCCTGAGGACCTCGACGTCGAGAGCGACGAGTTCGGTGACGCGCTGTTCTCGCTTCTGACCGTCGCCGAGTCGCTCGACATCGACGCGGGCGACGCGCTGCGTGAGTCGCTCGAGAAGTATCAGCGCCGCATCGTCGACACTGGGAGCGCGTCGTCGGACGAATAAAATCGGAGTCGGGTACTGCCGTCGAGTTCAGTTGCCGAGCGCCGTCTCGATGACCGACGAGTACGAGGACTCGCCGATGTTGAACGACACCTGATTCGTGACCGTGCCGTCGAACTCGCTCTCGAACACTTCCGCGAAGCGCTCCGAGAGCTGCTGGCCGTAGTCGTTGTTGACGTACAGCGTCGCCGCGGAGCTGGCGTCGAGGCGCTCGGAGGCGACCTGCGCCATCACGCGACCCTGCAGGAAGTCCGAGGGTGCGGTCCGGAAGATGAAGTCGTTGTCGTCGAGGTTCGACACCGACAGCGCCGTACTCGACGGCGAACAGCCGACGACCTCGTTCGGAATGAACGCCTGCTGGGAGACGGGGACGTTGACGCCCGACGACGCCGACCCGCACACTGCGGGGACGCCCGCGCTGACGAGCGAGTTCGCCGCCGCGACGCCAGCGTCTGGCGAAGTCTGACTGTCTTCGACCTGCGCGTTGACCGTGAGGTCGACGTCCGCGTCGTTGACCTGCATCGCCGGAATCTGCGCTGCCTGAATCATCGGCTGTCCGACCGACGCGAGGTCACCCGTCTCCGGGAGGAGAATGCCGACCGACACTTCGCGCCCGAGACCGCCGGGAGCGCTGTCGGCCGAGGGTCCGGAACCTTCGGGGCTGTCGCCCTCGAACGCCTGCGTCTCCAGCGTTGGCGTCTCTGAAGAGCTCTGACCGGCGAACTCCCAGATGGCGTACGCCGCCGACGCCGGGTCACCCTTTTCGTTGAAGTTCGTCGCACTCGAAGCGCCTTGGTAGTTGATGTCGTCGCCGTTGGCCGCCGCTTCGACGGCTTCGACGAAGTTCTGCGGACCGAACTCCTCGCCGCCGGGGTTGGCGATGCGGCGGAGTTGGTCGCGAATCGCCGGACCGCTGTTCTCGCCGGCGGCGACGTTCGCGAGGATGAGAAGCGCTACGGAGTCGTACGACTGCGACGTGAAGACGCTAGGTGAGGCGTCGTACTCGTCTTGGAACAGTTGGTTGAACGCGTCCTGGTTCGGACCGCCCGCCGCGGGAGCGGTCCCGGTGACGTTCTCCATATCGTTGCCGACCTGTGCGGGCATGTCTCCGTCCTGCAACCCGTCGGGGACGAGAATCGACTCGCTCCCGTCGCTCGCGCTGTAGTAGTCGCGGAACAGCTGAATCCCGCTCTCGGGGTAGCCGATGACGATGAGCGAGTCGGGACCGCTTCCGCCGCCTCCGCCCCCACCGCCGTTGCTGCCGTTCCCACCGTTTCCGCCGTCTCCACCGTTTCCGCCGTCTTCGCCCGGTCCTTGTACACACCCGGCGAGACCGACCGCACCGGTCACACCGACTGCTTTCAGAAAGTTACGCCGTTGGATACCACGTGTCATGTTACCGGATGGGAATGGGTAGTTTATAAAGTTACGCCTTTCCAGCTGACAGGAATTACACGGTGCCACGACGCGGTCCCGTGGTTCTCAACGAAAGAGTGTGCGCCGCCCGGAGTCGTCTCACACCTCTCGGCAGTCAGAACAGACGAGTTGGCCGTTGACGTTCGAGAGCGTCCGCGCGAGCGACCCGCACACCTCGCAGATACTCTGCGAGGAGTACGTCTCCGAGTCGATGCCGCCGTTCGTCTCGGCGTTCGGGAGGTTCCCGCCGGGGTCGCCGAACTCGCTTCCGTCGGCGGACGCTCCCTCCTGGCTGTCCGCTCGCAGTTCCTCTTGGGTCAGCGTCGCTGCCATCAGGATGTCCCGTTCCGTGAGCAACCCGACGAGTTCGCCGTCGTCGACCACGAGCGCCCACGGCGTCGCCTCCGACCGCATCCGGTCTTCGGCGACGACGAGCGCCATCTCCGACTCCACTATCGGTTCGGGGTCGGTCATCACCGCGGAGACTGGCGTCTCGTCCTCGTCGTCCAGTACGACGCCGAGCGCCGCGCGCGAGGAGACGACACCGACCGGTTCGTTTCCGCGAAGGACGACGATGCAGTCGGCGCCCTCCTCGAACATCAGCTCCGCGGCGGCCCGCACCGGGTCCGACTCGCTCACCCCGACGAACTCGCGCTCCATGGCATCGCGTACCGTGACATCCGTGTTCATACTAGAAAGATGGCCGGAATCGGGCTAAAATCTACCCCCAGTAGAGTTAATCCGTCCCGCGTGCTACGTCTTTAGTCCGGCAGTCTCGGCTTCCGTGCTCGCTGTCACCCTGTATCCCGACATCCTCTCTTGCCGTCCAGTCGGCAGTTTGGAGAGTCGAAACGTATCAACTGAGTCGAAACGAGCGTCGGAAGCAGTAAGTTCAAATCGCTCGGCGAACGCCTACCAGTAATGACCATCCCCTCGTTCGTCATCGGCATCGCGGGCGGCACGGGGGCGGGAAAGACGACCGTCTCGCGGCTCATCACCGAGGGCGTCGGCGAGTCGGTGACGCGAATCCCGCTCGACAACTACTACGAGGACCTCAGCCACCTCGACTTCGAGGAACGAACGGAGGTCAACTACGACCACCCCTCGGCGTTCGAGTGGGAGTTGCTCCGCGAGCAGCTGTCGACGCTCACCGAGGGCCAGTCCGTCGAGATGCCGCAGTACGACTTCGAGGCGCACAACCGAAAGGACGAGCGCGTGACGGTCGAACCGACCGACGTCATCATCCTCGAAGGGATTCTCTCGCTGTACGACGAGGAGGTAAACGAGATGATGGACCTGCGTCTGTACGTCGAGACGGACGCCGACGTGCGGATTCTCCGGCGCATCGAACGCGACGTTGTCGAGCGCGGACGGGAGCTGGAGGGCGTCATCGGCCAGTATCTCTCGACGGTCAAGCCGATGCACGAGCAGTTCATCGAACCGACGAAGAAGCACGCCGACCTCATCATCCCCGAGGGGGCAAACAGCGTCGCTGTCAACCTGTTAGAGGAGAAAGTGCGCGCCGAGGTCGCCGGCGACGTAGCGCGCGGCTGGGAACGGGAGTCATTCGACCGCGAGGTGTCCGACACGGTGACGCTTAGCGAACCCGAACCCTGAGGCGGAGAGACCGTTACGACCGCGTTCGCGTGAACTGGTCCGCGCCTTCGTAGAACCAGTAGCCGTTGTCTCGCATCGCTCGTCCGACCGCCTTGTGGAAGTCGACGAAGTCCGAGAACTCCTCCTGGTCGACGTGCTCGAAGATGTCGCGCAGTGCGACGACGCGCTCGGAGTCGAGGCGAATCGGGTCGTCGCCGTATTCGGCGACGAACTCGTCGCGGTTCAGCGGGAAGTCCTCGTCCTCGTCGACCTTCTTGGCGATGACGGCGTGGCCGTACTTCCGGCGTCCTTCGCTGCCCTGCTCTCCGTCGGGGTCGTGTGGCCAATCCATATCGGGCAGTTGGATAGCACTCGCAAAACCGTTACGCCTCGCGCGTCGGTCCGGCCTCGGCCCTCACTGCGAGAGTTCAGGTCCCGTGGCGGGCCGCGTTACGCCAAACCGTTCGGTCACCCCATGTGTGAGTACTCGCTGAGCGCGACGAAGTTCTCTGAATGGCAGGCTGCGCAGTGGTTCGGCGGGTCGTAGCGACGGTTCTCGCCGGAACCAACGACATTCCCGGCGTAGATGAGATGGCAGTCTTGGCAGACGAACTCGGACGGTCGTTCTGGTACGTGCGACATACGTTAACTTATCTGAACAGGGATTTGTAACTTCGCCACACTGCCGGCGAGACTCGCGTTAGGGTGACGTTCTCGATCGGCGAGCAGAGTGTTTACTCGCCGTGGTGTTCGCGCGATAATGCAGTGGGATTGGGATTCGAACCTGCCGAGACGGTCGCTCCCTTTGGTCGCGCTGCGACTCGTCTGCTCGAATCCCCGTTGACGCCGATTTACGCGCTCACGCGGTGGCGAGTAGACGAGCTACTCGCCGTAGTGATCGCGCGAAAATCCAGTGGGACTGGGATTCGAATCACGTCCGGACGGTCCCGCTCGTTCGCTTCGCTCACGTCGCGGGCTGCGACCGTTCTCCTTCGAATCCAGTTGTCTCCGAATCAGACACTCGCGGAAGAGGCAAGCGGATACACCGCTCGCCGTGTGCTCGCGTCAGAATGCGGTGGGACTGGGATTCGAACCCAGGAGGCCGAAGGCCACCTGCTTTCAAGGCAGGCGCAATAGTCCACTCTGCCATCCCACCCAAGCGGTGTGCGTTCGACCCGGCGCTGACACGCGGTTTCGCGGCTTCGAACCACGAATCCACTGGCGACCGCTTGGACCACCGAGGCCCGACCGAATAACACCGACCGTCGCGAAATCGCCACCAGCGGGGTCTGTAACCCTCTTTACGCCCGCAAGAGTTGAAAGTATCGTTCTCACTCCCACCCCCGACAGGGGAACGTCTCAGACGAGGCTGAGTTCGGAGTCCATCAGTCGTTTCAGCTGAGAACGATGCTCGATATCGCCGAGTGCCACGGTGCGAGCCTCCTGGTCGTAGATGATGAGGCCGTCATCGACCAGTTTTGGGAGGTGACAGTGGTGGAGCGCGATTTGTATCCGTTCGATTCGTTCCTCGGCTCTGTTCAGACTTTCGTCCGAGACGGTTTCGGTGATCTCAGCCGCTAATTCGGCTAGGTTCCGAGCAGTGTCTACTTCGTCCAGGATTTTGAGCGTGTGCCATCGAAGTGGATGAGTAAGAACTTCGAACGCGTTTGTCGTGGGTGTGCTGGCAGGTAGTTGCATCGACACCGTTTAGCCGACGCAATAGCAAAGAGATTTCGTTAATCTCAATCCTTTGATTGCGAAAATCGAAACTCAGTTTGTTTCGATAATCGAATCGCATTACCGAACTCTAGCGGCGGACGATGTCCGGATCCGGATCTGCTCTTAGCGACAATACAGCTAGTCCCCGGAACTCTTCGTCGATCCCAGTGGAGCGTTAGCCGTCAGTTCGACGGTACCGTCAGCGGCGATACGTACGGTAACGCCTGCATAGAGGAACTGAACGTGCCCTCGACTCATGGATTCGATAATCGTCTCCAGCGCGTTTGGGTCGATACTGTGGTACAGGGGCGGTAGCTCGTCCGGTTCAGTAGCGGAATCGTCTGCGACCAGTCTCACGATCTGCTGGGATATCGAGTGAGAACGATCCATCGTAAAGTGGAAGAAACGCTTCGGTACTATAAATCTCATCTAATAACGCTACGTTTACGCCGCCTACACCCGTTATTCGCTTCGATAATCTAAATCATCTTGACGGGAGGAGACACCGACGTCGTACTCGCTAGGGTGTTCATCCTCTACGTCGCTACTGATGTTTTCCGTACCGAAGTGATTGAACGGACGGAAGTAGTGGTGACGGATCAGATCCTCGCTCTCGATATCCATTCCCATCTCGTCGAGTTTCGTCGCGACGCGTGTGACGTCGTCGTGGTGGGGTGCAACAACCTTGATTTCGATGTTGTTGCGACCGGTCATCACTTCGTGAACCTCGACGACCCCCTCTATCTGGAGCGCTTCCCGCGCCAACGCCTCACGTTCGACGATTCTGGTAGAGCACATGAAGCGAATCTGGAGTTGATACCCCGCTGCCTCGTAGTTGATCAGCGGGGCGTATCCCTGGATGACGCCCTCTTCTTCGAGCTTTTCGATGCGGTTCCGAATCGTTCCATCGGAGACGCCGACCCTCTCGGCGAGGTCTACTGCGGTCGTGTGGCGAGCGTCACGCTGGAGCAGTTGAAGAATAGCGCGGTCGACCCGATCGAGTGAGACGTCGTCCGTGGCAGGAGGCATAGGGAGATGTTCGTCCTCGACTCACTTCGTTGAAGTGGCCGAAATGGCTGTATTTCGCGCGCCACCTGCTGGAGAGTCGGGACGTCCAATCCGGACGACCAGACGGGGAGGAGAAGCCGAAAATCGAACGTTTTCGGAACGAACCGGAGATACCGAACGCTGCACGCGTCCTACTCGAAGACAATCGTCCACTCGGCCATCCCATCGGCGTCGTACTTCCGGCGGTCAGGGCACGTATCGTCGGCTTTCACACGCGGACGACCTGCTTCGCTCCGTCCTCGACGGCGACCCGGAGACCAAGTTCCGCGACGAACTCGGCGGTGTGCTTCGGGACGATGCGCCCCGCCTCGCGGCGGGCGTGCAGCATCGGTAATACCGTCAGGAGGTCGGCTCCCGTCTCGACGGTCGGTTGCATCGGAACGAAATCCACGTCGAGACCCGCATCGCGGCCGTGGGCGGCGAGCGTCTCGATTTCGGGGTCGGCGAACGCCTCGATGAAGTCGATCGGCTCTGCGAACGCCGCGTAGTAACAGCGACCGTCGGCGGAGGGACCGAGCACGACGGGCGAAGCGCGGAGTTTCATCGCGGCCGAGTCGACGAGCGTCCGCGTGAGAAATGGCGCGTTCCCGCGAACGACGGCGACGGACTGCTCACCCTCGGTGTCGAGGAGGTGCGTGACTGTGTTGCCCGCGCGGGCGTCGAACGTCGAGCCGACCTGTTTCTCGACGCGCACGTCCGAGAGGTCGCCGAGGGCGTCGGCGGCGACAGCGCGAACCGCCGCCGCGGCGGGTTCGTCGGTGACGAACTCGTCGGGGAGATGCTCGTCGGGGCGGTAGTTGACGAGCAGTTCGCCGCCCGAGCGCACGGCCGCGAGGAACGCGTCTTTCAGCATCGCGGTGTAGAGGTCGGTGACCTCCGATTGGGTGAGCGGACTCGTCTCGGCGAGCTTCGGGAGCACGAGGCCCGGTCGCGGCGGGTCGGCGAAAACGGCGACGACGGTCATACAGGTCTCTCGTGGCGGCGAGTTCTTGAACCCGGTGGTGTCGCGACGGCGAGCGGCCGCGTTCGACGAGGAAAGCGAAAGGAGGAGGGTCCGTCGTGGTCCCGTGCGCCCGCCCGACCGACGAACTGGTATCGGCCGACTCGGATGCCGGTCGACGAACGGTTACCGCTGCTGTGGCAGTTCGTACACGTCGACTTCGCCGGTGCTGAACACGACGACTTCGTACTCTCCGTACGTGAAGCCGACGTACCGCATCGGGGTCGCCTCCGGTGTGGAGTTGCTCGACAGCACCGCCTCCGCGAAGCCGAGGTCGATGACGTTGCCGATCGGCGGTTGCAGTTGGAGGGGTTGAGTGTCCATCGCCGCCGCGAGCGCCTTCGCGACGGCAAGTGTCAACGAGTCCGGGTCGTCGGGGTCGTACGTCGCACTCGCGACTTCGGTACGACGTGCTGAGACGAACTCGTCCACCGACGCGCTCGCATCTGAGGAACTCGAATCGGCGGAATGCTCGGTAGTCGACCCTCGACTCGAATCATCCGCTGGATCTCCCTTGGAGTTGCCCGGTCCATCCATGTCCGTCAGTTCTGGCGGGATACCGATTTAAATGCCTTATGGATTATTTCCCAGAATGTTTGCTACAATTTTACTAGTGAATGTTGTTCTCTAAAACGACACACTTCGTTCGTTGATACTGATATCAGAGTATCAAAATAGATGAGTGACCGGGGAGAAATACTCTTTGCCGTCAACGTCGATGCGTGAGGTATGGACGCCGTCAAACATCTCACGCGACTCGTCGTCGCCGTTGGCGGACTCGCGGCCCTCGGTGCGCTGCTCACATTTTTCGCTGTCGGGCTGTCGGCGGCGACAGTCGTCACTTCGGCGCTGCTCGCCCTCCTCGTCGCGGCGACGGTGCGGTTTGCGATACAGCGGACGGCGAGGACGGAGACGCCCTACTGGTGACCGGCGGCGGAGACGGCTGCACAGCCGTAGATTACCGCCCGCGGCGACCCTTCGTCTGTCGGTAATCGCGGCCGAAGACGTTCTCGACGACGTGTTCGACGAACGCCTCGGTCTGTTCGTCGGTCTGTCTGTCGAGTTCGACCATCGGCACGAGTTCGAAGCCGCGGCCGCGAATCGTCGTCGCGTGTTCGGCGTCCACGTCGAAACTGTCGACGCGCCGGGTGGTGTAGTCGAACGCCAGTGCTTCGAGCGCCCGCTGACCGACGGGGACGATGATTTCGGGGTTTATCATCCGAATCTCGGCGTTGAGATACGGCTCGCAGGTGTCGATTTCCTCGTCGTTCGGCCCGCGATCGGGGTGGCGACAGCGCGTGAGATTCGTCAGAAAGACGTTCTGGAGGTCCGGTTCGGTCGTTTCGGGCGACGACCGCGAGAAGCCGAGTTCGCCGAGAACGTACTGGAGTCGCTCGCCCGCGGCGTCGCCGACGAACGGAACCCCCGCCTCGTCGGCCCCGGCGCTCGGCATCTCCCCGACGAAGACGAACTCCGCGCCCACGTCGCCGTAGCCGTGGACGAGATGCTCGCGCGTCTCGCAGAGCGCTGGACAGTTCGTGCAGTGTTCGTCCATGCTGAAGGGGTTCTCCAGCGTATGCTGGTGGGCGTCCACGGCGGGGGGTTGGGGAAGGGAAGATAAAACGGTGCGGGAGGGAGCGGTGTCGGTTCCGAACTAAGTCGCTCACCGCCGCAATCCGCCCTGCTCCTTGATGTTCATGATGTGGCGAACGTTCAGGTAGATTTCCTCGGGCGAGGTGTCGCCGTCGGGGTCGTAGAGGTCGCTCACGCGGTAGAGAATCGCCGAGAGTTGCTTGCTCTCGGAACTGTCCCCGTAGACGTCCTCGGCGACCTCGCGGAGCACTCGAACCCGCTCGTCGTCCGGCCGAAAATCGGCGTCGGAGTCGGGGGCCATCTGCCAGTCCGGTTCGTCCTCACTCTCTTCGCCCGTGCCATCGGGTTCGACGGATTCTTCGCTCATCTCTGCGAGCGGAGCTTCATCCGATTGACGACGCCGACGTTGTTGGCGACGTTCTCGGTCAGCACGCGGAACGCGTCGGCCGTCTCGCCCTCGTCCTCCAGCACGATGGGTTCACCGCCGTCGCCGCCGGTCCGAACGTCGGGATCGAGCGGAATCCCGCCGAGGTACGGGAGATCGGTCTCCTCGGCGAGCGCCTTTCCGCCGCCGGAGCCGAAGATGTCGTGGCTACTGCCGCAGTCGGGGCAGACGAAACTCGACATGTTCTCGACGACGCCGAGGACGTTCGTGTCGTGGGTGCCGAACATCCGCAGTCCCTTGCGGGCGTCGTCGAGCGCCACGTCCTGCGGCGTCGTTACGATGACCGCGCCCGTCAGCGGCAGCGTCTGCAGAATCGTCAGTTGGGTGTCGCCGGTTCCTGGAGGTAAGTCGAGCACGAGATAGTCGAGTTCGCCCCACTCTACGTCCTCGACCAGTTGGGTCAGAATCTTGTGGACCATCGGGCCGCGCCAGATGACGGGGTCGTCCTCGCCGACGAGAAACGCCATCGACATCAGCTTCATCCCGTACTTCACGGGCGGGATGATGGTCTCCTCCGCCGTCGCCTGCGGGTGGTCGTCGGCGGCGACCATCCGCGGGACGTTCGGCCCGTACACGTCGGCGTCGAACAGGCCAACGCGCGCGCCAAGTTGCGACAGCCCGGCCGCGAGGTTGACGGCGACGGTCGATTTGCCGACACCGCCCTTGCCGGAGGCGACGGCGATGACGTTCTTCACGCCGGGGAGCACCTGCTCGCTCTGCGAGAGCGACGACGGCATCTTCGCCGAGAGGTCGACGTCGACGCCCGCGTCCAAGAGCACCTCGCGGACGCGACTCGCAATCTGCGTTTCGTGCGGCGCGTAGGGCGCACCGAGCGCGAGTGACACGCGGGCGACGCCGTCGTCGACCTCGACGGCGTTGACCAGACCGAGCGAGACGATGTCCTCGCCGAGGTCCGGGTCCTCGACCTCGCGCAGGAGGTCTCGTACGTCAGCTTCGTTCATGCCCTCATGGTGGGTCCGTGGCTCGAATAAGGGTTATGTAAGCGGTGAGGCGAAGGTGGCCCCAAACCCTCGCCATCGCATACAACTATTACCCGCTCCGCGTGAGCGTACACCATGCGATTCGCACTCACGGTCGCGCAGCGAGCAGTTAGAGACGACGCGCGGGAGTTCGCGGAGTCGACCATCGTTCCACGCGCGGACGAACTTGACCGGGACGAAGCGTCCCCCGAAACGATTCTTGGGGACCTCGCCGACCGCGGGTACACCGGACTGACGGTCCCCGAAGAGTACGGCGGCCGCGGCGAGGGGATGGTCGAACTCGCGCTCGTCACCGAGGAACTGTCGGCGGGACTCATGGCCGTCGCGAGCGCGGTCGCGCTCCACCTCGGCGTCGCCGAAATCGTCGAACGGTTCGGAACCGACGCGCAGAAGGAGCGCTTCCTGCCGGCGATGGCCGGCTACGACCGCGTCGGCGCGCTCGGCCTCAGCGAGGAGAACGCCGGCAGCGACAAGCGAGGGATCGAGACGACTGCGACGCGGGAGGGCGACGAATGGGTGCTGAACGGTCACAAGCGCTGGGTGACGAACTTCCACGACGCCGACGAGGTGCTCACCTACGCGAAGACGGGACCCGAGGAGGACGCCCCGCGGAACGTCACCGCCTTCCTCGTCCCCGCCGACGAGTTCGAGGTCGACACCGACTGGGAGACGCTGGGCGCGCGGAGCGTGAAGTCGCCGAAGGTGACTCTCTCGGGCGTCCGCGTCCCGGACGAGCGACGAATCGGCGAGGTGGACGAGGCGCTCGTCCAGCGCGGGAGCGCGAAGACCGGGGTCAACGTCCCCGCGCGCGCCGTGGGCCTCGCCCGCGCCGCGCTCGAAGACACCGTCGCGTACACGAGTCAGCGCGAGCAGTACGGCGGACGAATCAACAACTATCAGGGTGTCCGGTGGCGGGTCGGCGAGATGGCCCGGTGCGTCGACACCGCGCGACTGCTCACGCTCCGCGCGGCCGACAACGCCGACCGCGGCCGCGACGCGAGCCGCGAGTTCGGGATGGCGAAGGTGTACGCTACGGAGGCCGCCGTCGACGTGACGAACGACGCGCTCCAACTCCACGGCGGTATCGGTTACACGACCGAGCAGCGGGTCGAGCGCTACCTGCGCGACGCCCGCCTCCTGACTATCGCCGGCGGACCGAACGAGGGCCACCGCGACACCGTCGCCGACGCGGTTTACGAGCGCGGCGCGTGACGCGGAGACCGTCCGAGAAGCGTCGGATCGTCGCCCGTCGACGGCGACCGTCGAGCGCGCTCGGCGGACCGCTTGCAACCGAATCTGTTTACATCTTCCCCGATTGTTCCCGCTCATTTAAGCATGTACACACGAAGATCACGACATATGCTCACGGACGACTTCGGCAGGGACGTCACCGGCGTCCGCATCTCGCTCACGGACCGGTGTAACTTCGACTGCGTCTACTGCCACAACGAGGGATTGGGCGACACGCGGGGACCGATGGACCCGCAGGACGACGAGATGAGCGCCGACGACGTGGTGCGCTTCCTCGAAGTCGTCGAGGAGTTCGGCGTCGGGAAGGTGAAGTTCACCGGCGGCGAACCGATGCTCCGCGAGGACCTCGAGGAGATAATCGAGCGAACGCCCGACTCGATCGAGACGTCGCTGACGACCAACGGGACGTTCCTCCCCGGCCGCGCGGAAGACCTGAAGGCGGCGGGGCTCGAACGGGTGAACGTCTCCCAAGACGCGCTGGACCCGGAGGCGTTCGCCGAAATCACGAAATCCGGCGCGTACGACCGCGTGATGGAGGGGGTTCGGGCCGCCCTCGACGCCGGACTCGACCCGGTGAAGCTGAACATGGTCGTCTTCGAACACACCGCGGGCTACGTCGAGGGGATGGTCGACCACGTCGCCGAGAACGACGGCCTCCAACTGCAACTCATCGAGTACATGCCCGAACTGACGGGTAAACCCGAGTGGAGCATCGACATCCAGCGCGTCCACGACTGGCTCGCGGACATCGCCGACCGAGTCGAACACCGCGAGATGCACGATAGAAAGCGCTACTGGGTGAACGGGGGGATGGTCGAAATCGTCGACCCCGTCGGCAACGAGACCTTCTGCGCGAACTGCCACCGCGTGCGCGTCACCCACGAGGGGTACCTGAAGGGCTGTCTCAACCGCAACGACGACCTGCGGCCGATGGGCGACATGACGAAGCCCGAGATTCGCGAGGCGTTCCGCGAGGTCGTCGAAAATCGGGTTCCGTACTACGGCGAGTACCTCGTCCGCGACGAGAGCGACGAGTGGGTACTCAACGAGAAGTACCTACCCGCGTAGGGGTGGGTTCTCACCGCTTCGCCGCGTTTCATCACCGACTCGTCGCGTCTTCGTCATGGTCGTCCGACCGCCGCGTCTCACCGGCGGTCCGTACACCGACGAGTACGAAAGTGACTACCTGAAACTCGGTCCGCGTAGTTCAGTGTCGCGCGCCGACGTGGCGGCGTTCATGCTCGACTATGTGGAGACAGACCAGTGGTTCGGCGAGATGCCGATGGTGAGTCACTGACTCTCGACGAGCGTCTGGAGCGATTCCTCGGGGAGCGCGCCCTGCGCGGTCCGGCCCTGGTAGACGAACGACGGAATCCCGGTGACGTTCTCGCGGTCGGACTCCGAGAGCGCCTCGTCGAGACGCTGTTCGTACCTCGACTCGGTGAGCACCGACCGAACCGACGCCGGGTCGATCCCGGCCGCCCCGGCGATGTCGACGAGCGTCTCCTCGTCGCCGATATCCTCGCCGTCGCGCCACAGCGCCGAAAAGAGCCAGCTGTGGACGGTGGCGAAGCGGTCCGGATGTTCGTCTTGCACGTACAGCGCGAGTTGCTGGGCTTTTCGCGAGTCGACGCTGCGATACGTCGTCGACGAGAGGTTCATCTCGACGCCGTAGCGACCCGCCAACTCCTCGACGGTCGACCACGGAGCGCCGAGCGACTCCTCGACGTCTATCTCCCGGCGTATCGCCCCGCGGGCGTCGCGTAG
This genomic stretch from Haloprofundus salilacus harbors:
- a CDS encoding Mrp/NBP35 family ATP-binding protein yields the protein MNEADVRDLLREVEDPDLGEDIVSLGLVNAVEVDDGVARVSLALGAPYAPHETQIASRVREVLLDAGVDVDLSAKMPSSLSQSEQVLPGVKNVIAVASGKGGVGKSTVAVNLAAGLSQLGARVGLFDADVYGPNVPRMVAADDHPQATAEETIIPPVKYGMKLMSMAFLVGEDDPVIWRGPMVHKILTQLVEDVEWGELDYLVLDLPPGTGDTQLTILQTLPLTGAVIVTTPQDVALDDARKGLRMFGTHDTNVLGVVENMSSFVCPDCGSSHDIFGSGGGKALAEETDLPYLGGIPLDPDVRTGGDGGEPIVLEDEGETADAFRVLTENVANNVGVVNRMKLRSQR
- a CDS encoding acyl-CoA dehydrogenase family protein — translated: MRFALTVAQRAVRDDAREFAESTIVPRADELDRDEASPETILGDLADRGYTGLTVPEEYGGRGEGMVELALVTEELSAGLMAVASAVALHLGVAEIVERFGTDAQKERFLPAMAGYDRVGALGLSEENAGSDKRGIETTATREGDEWVLNGHKRWVTNFHDADEVLTYAKTGPEEDAPRNVTAFLVPADEFEVDTDWETLGARSVKSPKVTLSGVRVPDERRIGEVDEALVQRGSAKTGVNVPARAVGLARAALEDTVAYTSQREQYGGRINNYQGVRWRVGEMARCVDTARLLTLRAADNADRGRDASREFGMAKVYATEAAVDVTNDALQLHGGIGYTTEQRVERYLRDARLLTIAGGPNEGHRDTVADAVYERGA
- the moaA gene encoding GTP 3',8-cyclase MoaA; translation: MLTDDFGRDVTGVRISLTDRCNFDCVYCHNEGLGDTRGPMDPQDDEMSADDVVRFLEVVEEFGVGKVKFTGGEPMLREDLEEIIERTPDSIETSLTTNGTFLPGRAEDLKAAGLERVNVSQDALDPEAFAEITKSGAYDRVMEGVRAALDAGLDPVKLNMVVFEHTAGYVEGMVDHVAENDGLQLQLIEYMPELTGKPEWSIDIQRVHDWLADIADRVEHREMHDRKRYWVNGGMVEIVDPVGNETFCANCHRVRVTHEGYLKGCLNRNDDLRPMGDMTKPEIREAFREVVENRVPYYGEYLVRDESDEWVLNEKYLPA
- a CDS encoding DsbA family protein; protein product: MRDIEGSENGVGPPTNLQTTDSLVVYADYVCPFSYLGTEVLSNYLTDRESSGLSSLSVEWRPFDLREPLRDARGAIRREIDVEESLGAPWSTVEELAGRYGVEMNLSSTTYRSVDSRKAQQLALYVQDEHPDRFATVHSWLFSALWRDGEDIGDEETLVDIAGAAGIDPASVRSVLTESRYEQRLDEALSESDRENVTGIPSFVYQGRTAQGALPEESLQTLVESQ